In the Hordeum vulgare subsp. vulgare chromosome 7H, MorexV3_pseudomolecules_assembly, whole genome shotgun sequence genome, one interval contains:
- the LOC123412981 gene encoding protein NRT1/ PTR FAMILY 2.3-like yields MDASESQEEEPRRLSVDHESLSDPNNGKGGWITFPFLAVAILGLGLATGGATSNMVVYLIKEYNVPSVDAAQISTIISGSISVAPVAGAIVADAFFGCYPIVAVAMVMSVLSLVMFTLTASLPGLRPAACQPGAGPCEQASTGQMAALYAAVFLLCLSAAGARFNQATMGANQFEAAGDRDVFFNWYFIFFYASSVLGATVIVYLQDTLSWTLGFGVSCAASAVGLAALLLGARYYRQPAAQGSPFTGLARVVVAAARKRKISVVASEELKFYHGLRRGDEDVKTGGDGVVNPSDSFSFLNRAAVITNGDVDSASGSVLRKWRVCTVQQVEEFKTVLRIMPLWSAAIILSVSIGVQINFTILQALAMDRAVGRFTVPAGSMFVGSLIAVVIFLGLLDRILLPLWRRLTGHTPTPLQCVGAGHALTVLSMAASAVIERYRTATVRVHGQEGNPAWVSPLSAMWLLLPFAVAGAGEALHFPAQVTLYYQEFPPSLKNTATGMMAMIVALGFYLSTALVNIVQRATTWLPDNMNASKLENLYWLLTLLVALNFGYFLTCAKLYRYQNIGK; encoded by the exons ATGGATGCAAGCGAGTCGCAGGAGGAGGAGCCTCGGCGGCTCAGCGTCGATCACGAGTCCCTCAGTGACCCCAATAACGGCAAGGGGGGATGGATCACCTTCCCTTTCCTCGCAG TGGCGATACTGGGGCTCGGGCTGGCGACCGGCGGCGCGACGTCCAACATGGTGGTCTACCTCATAAAGGAGTACAACGTGCCGAGCGTCGACGCGGCGCAgatctccaccatcatctccggCTCCATCAGCGTCGCCCCCGTGGCCGGCGCCATCGTCGCCGACGCCTTCTTCGGCTGCTACCCCATCGTCGCCGTCGCCATGGTCATGTCCGTCCTG TCCTTGGTCATGTTCACGCTGACGGCGAGCCTTCCGGGCCTCCGGCCGGCGGCGTGCCAGCCCGGCGCCGGCCCGTGCGAGCAGGCGTCGACGGGGCAGATGGCGGCCCTGTACGCGGCCGTGTTCCTGCTCTGCCTGAGCGCGGCGGGGGCGCGGTTCAACCAGGCGACGATGGGCGCGAACCAGTTCGAGGCCGCCGGCGACCGCGACGTCTTCTTCAACTGGTACTTCATCTTCTTCTACGCGTCCTCCGTGCTCGGCGCCACGGTCATCGTCTACCTCCAGGACACGCTGTCCTGGACGCTCGGCTTCGGCGTCTCCTGCGCCGCCAGCGCCGTCGGCCTCGCGGCGCTGCTCCTCGGCGCGCGGTACTACCGGCAGCCCGCCGCCCAGGGCAGCCCGTTCACGGGGCTGGCCAGGGTGGTCGTCGCCgcggcgaggaagaggaagatcagTGTCGTGGCGTCGGAGGAGTTGAAGTTTTACCACGGGCTACGTAGGGGCGACGAGGACGTCAAGACTGGCGGCGACGGTGTCGTTAACCCCAGCGACAGCTTTAG CTTCCTGAACCGCGCCGCGGTGATCACCAACGGCGACGTGGACAGCGCGAGCGGCTCGGTGCTCCGGAAGTGGCGCGTTTGCACGGTGCAGCAGGTGGAGGAGTTCAAGACGGTGCTGCGCATCATGCCGCTCTGGAGCGCGGCCATCATCCTCAGCGTCTCCATCGGCGTGCAGATCAACTTCACCATCCTGCAGGCGCTCGCCATGGACCGCGCCGTCGGCCGCTTCACCGTGCCGGCGGGCTCCATGTTCGTCGGCAGCCTCATAGCGGTCGTCATATTCCTCGGCCTCCTGGACCGGATACTCCTCCCGCTCTGGAGGCGGCTGACCGGCCACACGCCGACGCCGCTCCAGTGCGTGGGCGCCGGCCACGCGCTCACCGTGCTGAGCATGGCCGCGTCCGCCGTCATCGAACGCTACCGCACCGCCACAGTGCGCGTGCACGGCCAGGAAGGCAACCCGGCGTGGGTGTCGCCGCTGTCGGCCATGTGGCTGCTCCTGCCGTTTGCCGTCGCCGGGGCCGGCGAGGCGCTGCACTTCCCGGCGCAGGTGACGCTGTACTACCAGGAGTTCCCGCCGTCGCTCAAGAACACGGCCACGGGCATGATGGCCATGATCGTGGCGCTGGGGTTCTACCTGAGCACCGCCCTCGTCAACATCGTGCAGCGCGCCACCACCTGGCTGCCGGACAACATGAACGCCTCCAAGCTGGAGAACCTCTACTGGCTGCTCACCCTGCTCGTCGCCCTCAACTTCGGCTACTTCCTGACGTGCGCCAAGCTGTACAGGTACCAGAACATCGGCAAGTAG